Genomic window (bacterium):
AGGCACACGGCGAGCCGCGCGCTCCCCGGCGCCACCCCCGTGAGTCTGCCCGCGAACGCCGTCGTCCGGGTGAACGTGACCACCCCTTCGTCGTCCGGGACGATCTCGATCCGGTATTCCGCGGGCGAGACCGGAGTGAGCTCGCCGGACCGATCGAGGAACTGCGCCATGAGGCCTGTGTCGCCGGACCCGATCACGAGCGGCTCCGCCACCACGCCGCCCTGCTCGATGGTCACGACCTGCTCGCCGACGACGAGCCGGATGGTATGCACGTCCACCGTATCATCCGGCGCAGCCGATTCGTTGCAACCCGCGCCCAACGCGAGCAGGGCCAGCGCACCCACCAGCGTCACGCGATACGGCATGGCGCTTCTGCCCATGGGTTCCCCTCCCGCCAGCGTGCACGAACGCGTGAACGCACTCCTCAGAACGTCATCCGGTAGACCACGCTCAGGTTCCTGCCCGGCTCGGGCATGAGGTCCTTCACCCGCGAGAGGTGGTCACGGTACTCGGTGTTCGCGATGTTCTCGACGCGGACCGTGAGCGTGTGGAGCCGCCCGCCTCGCACGAGCCGGACTCCCGCCGAGACGTCCGCCACCGCGTAGCCGTCCGTGGGCTCCTCGAAGTCGCCCACCCGGTCCTGGCGCGCGGCCCAGCGGAGGTCGGCGCCCACGAAATACGCGGGCTGCTCGTAGCGCACCCCGACCCGCCCGCGCAGCGGCGGGATGAACGGCGGGTTCGTGGACGCCGGGACGAACGTGGTGTCCGTCTCGGTGATGACGGGGATCGGGGCCCGCGGCGACGTGAACCGGGCACGGACATACGAAGCGCTCCCGTGGAGAACGACCGCGGGCGTCACTGCGACCTCGATGTCGCCCTCCGCGCCGACGAAGCGCGCGTTCTCGTTCGTGTACTGGAAGAGCGGCCGGCCGCTCTCCCCGCCCAGCTCGGCGCGGCCGCGGCTCGAAGGGAAGATGTAGTCGTCGAGCTGGTTGCGGAACACGGCGAACTCGCCGTGCACCCGGTCGCCGTTCACCCGCAGGAACGCGTCCAGCCCGAAGCCGGTCTCGTGCTCGAGGCGCGGATCGCCCACGTCGTACGAGTTGGCGGCGAGGTGCGGGCCGTTGGTGTACAGCTCGTTGAAGTCCGGCGTCCGGTAGGCACGGCTGGCACTCACACCCACCCGCACGGCGTCGGACAGGAGATACAGCAGGCCGAGCGAACCGGAGAACGAGCCGAACGTCCGCGGCCGGACCGGGATCCGCTCGCCCCCGGCCAGCACGAACGCCGCCGTGTCGCGCGGCACGTAGCGCGCCCAATCGTAACGTGCGCCGAGCTGCGCCCTGAGCGGGCCGGTGCCCAGCTCCTCCACGAAGAATGCGGCGAAGGCGTAATCGTACGTCGAGGGCGTGCGGAGCGAGCCGCCAGTGGCGATGTCACGGTACTGCGCACGGACGCCGACGGCACCCCGCGTGAACGGGCCGAGCTCGCCGTGCCTCGCCACGACCTCCGCGCTGTACAGCCTCTGCTCGAATTCCGTCCCCGTGGGACCGTCCTCCTCGAGCTCCACGTGCCGGTAATCGCTGGCCGCGCCCGTCAGCTTGATCTCGGAGAACGGTCCTCCCTCCAGGTGGATCGCCGCCTCGCCCCGCAGCGTGTGGCGGGTCATCTCGATGTCCACGGCGTGCACGTGCCCGTGGTCGTGAGCGTGATCGTCCTCGCCCTCGTGGTCGTGGTCGTGCTCGTGCACGCCGATCCCCGGGATGCCGTACTCGTTGCGGTAGAAGCGGTAGGACAGGCCCGCGTGGCTCCGGGCGCCGATCCACGCGCCGCCGACCGATCCGCTGTAGGTCCGCAACCCGGTGTTCTGCAGCGGCCCGGCCGGCGTGCGGATGTCGCCGGCGGTCCGTGCGCTGGCCTCGGCACGCACCGCGAACGGGCCGAGCGCCGTCGTCACGAAGCCCCCGCCACTCAACCCCTCGTTCACCGAGGAGCCGTGCACTGTGAGCGTGCCGTGGGGGTGCCCCGGCAACGATGCCGGGATCTCCTCGCGCACCACGTTGACGACACCGCCGAGCGCGCTGCTCCCGTACAGCAGCGACATGGGCCCGCGCACCACTTCGAACCGACGGGCGGTGAGCGGGTCGATCGCCACCGCGTGGTCGCCCGACGTCGACGACATGTCGCCCGGCCGCACACCGTCCTCGAGCACGAGGATGCGGTCGCCGCCCAGGCCGCGGATCACCGGCCGCGCGGTCGCCGGACCCACGGACGTGACCGCAATGCCCGGCTCACGGTCCAGCGTGGCGGCGACGGTCCCGCCCAACTCGCGGTCCAGCTCGGCGCCCCGAAGGACGGAAACGGGGCTGAGCACGTCCTCGCCCGCTCGCGGCCCCACGGTCCCGGTCACGACGAAGCCGCTCAACTCGATGGCCTGTGCGGTGAGAGCGATCTCCAGCCGGTGGGACTCGCCTGGGCGGACCTCGACCCGCTGCCTCGAACGTGCGTAGCCGAGGTGCTCGACTTCCACGGTGTACGTCCCGGGCGTGAGTTGGGAGAAGCGGAACGAGCCGTCCGCGTGTGCGAGCTCCTCCCGGTGCGTCTCCACGAGCCGCACCCGCGCCGCAGGCAGCGGCGCGCCGCTCGCCCTGTCACGCACGACGCCCACGATCTCGGCGGTCGCCTGCGCCGGGGCCTGTGCGAGCGCGTTGCGCGGCGATGCCGCGCCGGCCACTGCGGAGAGAACGAAAAACGTGATGAAGCCCGTAATGCGCACAATCATGAATCCCGACTTGCCATGAGTCCGTTGCCCCATCACCACGCGCCGGCGGGAAGCGCGTCCCGACCGGCCCAATCAGGACGGCCGTCCGCGGGCCGGGGCCACGCCGGACGGCGCCCGGAGGTCCGAGGTCTCTCGCGTTGGCTTGGTCAGACTCGAGGCGGTGCGCGGGAGCCGAGGGGGAACGCCGGCGTGGTCGGGGCGAGGGCTTCGAGCGTCGAGGGAGCCGGAGGCGGCGTCGGCTCGCCCCCCACGGCCGCTCGCACGGCGCCGGCCGCCATGAGGGCGTCCTGACCCAGCAGCCGGCAGAACTGGCAGGCCATGTGGTCGTGCGGTCGCTGGCCAGGCGCGCCACTGCCCGCCTCGCTCACCACGACGCCGGAACGCGGCGCACTCGCCTCGAGCCCCGCATCCGCCAGCGGCAGCGCCGCCGTCAGCAGGAGCTGGACAACGAGCACGGCCACGGCCACGCGCCGTCCACCCCGACCAGTCCGTCCTCGAACCGACATGGCGTTCCGTGTCGTGAGGTGCGGTCCCCGCGCGACGATCCCCGGCACGCCGTGCGGGGTACTCTCCCTGGGTCGGCCTTAGTATGTTACCAATTCGCAGTTTGTTCCCGGAGAAGGGAGGGAGGTGGCATGCGGCCCGCGTACACGCTCGGCGCTCTCCTGCTGGCCACGACGCTCCTCTTCGCGGCCTGCGTCCGCAACCCCGCCACGGGGCAGCGACAGTTCTCGCTGATCAGCGAGGCGCAGGAGATCCAGATGGGTCGCGAGTACGACGCGCAGATCGTCGCCTCGCTCGGCCTCTACCCGGACACGGCGCTCCAGCGCTACGTGCAGGAGCTCGGGTCCCGCCTCGCCGCGACCTCCGAGCGGCCGCACCTGCCGTGGACGTTCCGCGTGCTCGACGACCCGGTCGTCAACGCCTTCGCCTTGCCCGGCGGCTACATCTACGTCACCCGCGGCATCCTCGCCTACCTCGGCTCCGAGGCCGAGCTGGCCTCCGTGCTGGGGCACGAGATCGGCCACGTCACGGCGCGCCACTCCGTCAGCCGGATGAGCACGCAACAGCTCGCGCAGCTCGGGCTCGCCGTCGGCGTTCTGCTGAGGCCAGAGCTGGAGAGCGTCGCCGGCCTCGCCAACGCCGGCTTGAGCGTGCTGTTCCTCAAGTATTCGCGTGACGACGAGCGGCAGTCCGACGACCTCGGGCTGCGCTACATGCGCCGCGGCGGGTACGACCCCAGGGAAATGGCGGACGTCTTCGCGATGCTCGAGAGCGTCAGCAGCGCGGAGGGCGGAGGCCGCGTGCCCGAGTGGCTCTCCACGCACCCCGACCCGGGCAACCGCCGCGACCGCATCGAGCGCCAGGTGGCCGCGCTGCCGCCCGACTCGCAGAGCGGCCGCGTCGAGCGGGAGAGCTTCCTGCGTCGGCTCAACGGCCTCGTCTTCGGCGACAACCCGCGAGAGGGCTTCTTCCGCGGCAACGAGTTCCTGCACCCGGAGCTCGCCTTCCGCTTCTCCTTCCCCGCGGGCTGGAGCACCAGCAACCAGAAGAGCGCCGTCGTCGCCGTGAGCCCCAACCAGGACGCGGTCGTCCAGATCACGCTGGCGGAGGAGTCCACACCCGAAGCCGCGGCGCGGCGGTTCTTCAGCGCCCAGGGCATGGCCGGCTCGCCCCGCAGCCAGCGG
Coding sequences:
- a CDS encoding peptidase M48, with the protein product MRPAYTLGALLLATTLLFAACVRNPATGQRQFSLISEAQEIQMGREYDAQIVASLGLYPDTALQRYVQELGSRLAATSERPHLPWTFRVLDDPVVNAFALPGGYIYVTRGILAYLGSEAELASVLGHEIGHVTARHSVSRMSTQQLAQLGLAVGVLLRPELESVAGLANAGLSVLFLKYSRDDERQSDDLGLRYMRRGGYDPREMADVFAMLESVSSAEGGGRVPEWLSTHPDPGNRRDRIERQVAALPPDSQSGRVERESFLRRLNGLVFGDNPREGFFRGNEFLHPELAFRFSFPAGWSTSNQKSAVVAVSPNQDAVVQITLAEESTPEAAARRFFSAQGMAGSPRSQRINGLDAVTGSFAATTQSGPVRGIAAFIAHGGRVYNVLAYAIESRWSAYDAAVRQAVGSFARLTDQAALSVQPQRLEIVTLDRPMTLQEFAQRYPGPASIDLLARLNQVEPGHRFNAGDVVKRVTGTALPGASE